From a single Streptomyces sp. NBC_01264 genomic region:
- a CDS encoding glutamate synthase-related protein, protein MSSLGAPGFPERAVRARARTGRAEVFPAADGYGAELFGAASPEGVPDALDALRIVPPVFMPRRLEKLIDLGREPSYEDVDLATPIGGFTARLPLYLSAFGSTRAGSGDLGVAAGRQAARLGIPMVIGENMVPVHGYARGGGEGGATRSALLERIAAYAESLPDGVGGVVVQQSTEDADSEVWNLLYSDPGTRVLRDSGRLGFELKVGQGAKPGLGGMTVVGAAEAERLAGRFTVRDLLGQADGADGRRLRCATPGTFTEEIVRQQLRFMRNNFPLARTWVKFHPGRDIAAATATAWAAGADAVTVDGAEGGTGWAPRVFLDQVGLPLGECLRRIGRPAGDLLATGRIWEGGRATRALALGATAVGLGRAALLAVDEDPEAGLVRLAEALALELRLLVSALGKYRVADLDPTDLWSPEAPVTGTVAAVALGSLS, encoded by the coding sequence GTGAGCTCCCTGGGTGCGCCGGGATTCCCGGAGCGGGCGGTCCGGGCCAGGGCCCGTACGGGCAGGGCCGAGGTCTTCCCGGCGGCGGACGGCTACGGGGCCGAGCTCTTCGGGGCCGCGTCCCCGGAGGGCGTCCCCGACGCGTTGGACGCGCTGCGGATCGTGCCGCCGGTGTTCATGCCGCGGCGGCTGGAGAAGCTGATCGACCTGGGCCGCGAGCCCTCGTACGAGGACGTGGACCTGGCCACCCCGATCGGCGGCTTCACCGCCCGACTGCCGCTGTACCTCTCGGCGTTCGGCTCCACCCGCGCCGGCAGCGGCGACCTCGGGGTGGCGGCCGGCCGGCAGGCGGCGCGGCTCGGGATCCCCATGGTGATCGGCGAGAACATGGTGCCGGTGCACGGCTACGCCCGCGGCGGTGGCGAGGGCGGCGCCACCCGCTCCGCCCTGCTGGAACGGATCGCCGCCTATGCCGAGTCCCTCCCGGACGGGGTCGGCGGGGTCGTCGTGCAGCAGTCCACCGAGGACGCCGACTCCGAGGTCTGGAACCTGCTCTACAGCGACCCGGGAACCCGGGTGCTGCGCGACTCGGGCCGGCTCGGCTTCGAACTCAAGGTGGGTCAGGGCGCCAAGCCCGGGCTCGGCGGAATGACCGTGGTGGGCGCGGCGGAAGCCGAGCGGCTGGCCGGGCGGTTCACCGTACGGGACCTCCTGGGCCAAGCCGATGGGGCCGACGGCAGGCGGCTGAGGTGTGCGACGCCCGGCACCTTCACCGAGGAGATCGTCCGCCAGCAACTGCGGTTCATGCGGAACAACTTCCCGCTGGCACGTACCTGGGTGAAGTTCCACCCGGGCCGGGACATCGCGGCGGCCACCGCCACCGCCTGGGCCGCGGGCGCCGACGCGGTGACGGTGGACGGCGCCGAGGGCGGCACCGGCTGGGCCCCGCGGGTCTTCCTCGACCAGGTGGGGCTGCCGCTCGGGGAGTGCCTGCGCCGGATCGGCCGGCCGGCCGGGGACCTGCTGGCCACGGGCCGGATCTGGGAGGGCGGCCGGGCGACACGGGCCCTGGCCCTGGGCGCCACCGCGGTGGGCCTGGGCCGGGCGGCGCTGCTGGCGGTGGACGAGGACCCGGAGGCAGGGCTGGTCCGGCTGGCCGAGGCCTTGGCGCTGGAGCTGCGGCTGCTGGTCAGCGCCCTCGGGAAGTACCGCGTCGCCGATCTGGACCCGACCGACCTGTGGTCCCCCGAAGCCCCGGTGACGGGGACCGTGGCGGCCGTCGCGCTCGGGAGCCTGTCATGA
- a CDS encoding MFS transporter codes for MDTPVEQAPRPGQPVQWGRVGSLVGGQASVQLGSFALLIAMNWTAVELGGTRAVTLLMLAATVPRALMLIFGGAVADTLGPRFILLRTTAARVVLLAAGAAVTATAHQLWPLVLIALIEGILLGLAGPASGVLLPMFARGDQLARANSLYSMVLRVAPILGSPAGALLISVGELWLAMLVGAVTGAIWLGCLLHVTHGFVRPKPEPGVSLVKRSGDGFRLLAAHPRLRWMFVAALCLDLAFSWPAEVALPLLVSERGWGVSAVGVVLAAFSVGALGSSAVGAAMAHRIPMFVRLVVTGAGLAAGILVMALMPSVVSLTAVAAGVGLLSGLNGPAIVTLYQQSAPEDRMGAAMSTLALAGIGTAPISIAVFSSLSLVLGIQTTWLLCGAIAFVSPVAAVLALRHPARAEEPAPVEQLPVPAAA; via the coding sequence ATGGACACCCCCGTAGAGCAGGCTCCCCGGCCCGGCCAACCGGTCCAGTGGGGCCGGGTCGGCTCCCTCGTCGGCGGCCAGGCTTCCGTGCAGCTCGGCAGCTTCGCCCTGCTCATCGCCATGAACTGGACCGCCGTCGAGCTGGGCGGGACCCGCGCGGTCACCTTGCTGATGCTCGCCGCCACCGTGCCCCGCGCCCTGATGCTGATCTTCGGCGGGGCGGTGGCCGACACCCTCGGGCCGCGCTTCATCCTGCTGCGCACCACGGCCGCCCGCGTCGTGCTGCTGGCCGCGGGCGCCGCCGTCACCGCGACGGCGCACCAGCTGTGGCCGCTGGTGCTGATCGCGCTGATCGAGGGGATCCTCCTGGGCCTCGCCGGGCCGGCGTCCGGCGTCCTGCTCCCGATGTTCGCCCGCGGCGACCAGCTGGCCCGCGCGAACTCCCTCTACTCGATGGTGCTGCGCGTCGCGCCCATCCTCGGATCGCCGGCCGGAGCGCTCCTGATCAGCGTCGGGGAGCTGTGGCTGGCGATGCTGGTCGGCGCCGTCACCGGGGCGATCTGGCTCGGCTGCCTGCTCCACGTCACCCACGGCTTCGTCCGCCCGAAGCCGGAGCCCGGCGTCTCCCTGGTCAAGCGCTCCGGTGACGGCTTCCGGCTGCTCGCCGCCCACCCCCGGCTGCGCTGGATGTTCGTCGCCGCCCTCTGCCTCGACCTGGCCTTCAGCTGGCCGGCGGAGGTGGCGCTGCCGCTGCTCGTCTCCGAACGCGGCTGGGGCGTGAGCGCGGTCGGCGTGGTCCTGGCCGCCTTCAGTGTGGGCGCCCTCGGCTCCAGCGCGGTGGGCGCCGCGATGGCGCACCGGATTCCGATGTTCGTACGCCTCGTCGTCACCGGCGCCGGGCTCGCCGCCGGAATCCTCGTGATGGCCCTGATGCCGTCCGTGGTCTCGCTCACCGCCGTCGCGGCCGGGGTGGGTCTGCTGTCCGGCCTCAACGGCCCCGCGATCGTCACCCTGTACCAGCAGTCGGCCCCCGAGGACCGGATGGGCGCGGCGATGTCCACCCTCGCCCTGGCCGGAATCGGCACCGCCCCCATCTCCATCGCCGTCTTCAGCTCGCTCTCCCTCGTCCTCGGCATCCAGACCACGTGGCTGCTGTGCGGTGCGATCGCCTTCGTCTCCCCGGTGGCGGCGGTACTGGCCCTGCGCCACCCCGCACGGGCCGAGGAGCCGGCGCCGGTGGAGCAGCTTCCCGTCCCCGCGGCCGCCTGA
- a CDS encoding 4'-phosphopantetheinyl transferase family protein, translated as MSVLTRQLLLPERLSDPGPAQAVLVAASPQLWLVDTTDYRVHAARHAPGTLDAQELARAAEFVQAADRDAYVCAHVALRRLLGAYLGIVPREVVVERAPCAHCEEPHGRPVLPGGALHFSLSHCTGISLLAFATAPVGVDVEELVAPRTIPELADVLHPREAAELAALSPGDRSAAFTRVWTRKEAYLKGLGVGLSENPAADYVGSGPEPARLPGWTLSDVLVPAGHCAALALRTP; from the coding sequence ATGTCCGTACTGACCCGGCAGCTCCTGCTCCCGGAAAGGCTGTCGGACCCCGGCCCGGCGCAGGCCGTCCTGGTGGCCGCGAGCCCGCAGCTGTGGCTCGTGGACACGACGGACTACCGCGTGCACGCCGCCCGGCACGCCCCCGGCACCCTGGACGCCCAGGAACTGGCCCGCGCGGCCGAGTTCGTCCAGGCCGCCGACCGCGACGCGTACGTCTGCGCGCACGTCGCGCTGCGGCGGCTGCTCGGTGCGTATCTGGGCATCGTCCCGCGCGAGGTCGTCGTCGAGCGCGCTCCGTGCGCGCACTGCGAAGAGCCGCACGGACGCCCCGTACTCCCGGGCGGGGCCCTGCACTTCTCGCTCTCCCACTGCACCGGCATCAGTCTGCTCGCGTTCGCGACGGCCCCGGTCGGAGTGGACGTCGAGGAGCTGGTGGCGCCCCGCACCATCCCGGAGCTGGCCGACGTCCTGCACCCGCGGGAGGCCGCCGAACTGGCGGCCCTCTCCCCCGGTGACCGCTCGGCGGCCTTCACCCGGGTCTGGACCCGCAAGGAGGCCTACCTCAAGGGCCTGGGGGTCGGCCTCTCGGAGAATCCGGCCGCGGACTACGTCGGTTCGGGCCCCGAACCGGCCCGTCTGCCGGGGTGGACTCTGAGCGACGTCCTGGTCCCGGCCGGCCACTGCGCGGCCCTCGCCCTGCGCACGCCGTGA
- a CDS encoding MFS transporter, producing MAVTGEPAAQTDEPGARRRRAESVDHPSHRWWVLGVIGLAQLMVVLDATIVNIALPSAQADLGFSDGNRQWIVTAYALAFGSLLLLGGRVADLVGRKRVFLIGLVGFALASALGGAATSFGMLVAARALQGVFGALLAPAALSLLTTTFTDPKERAKAFGIYGAIAGAGGAVGLLLGGLLTEYLDWRWCLYVNLIIAVVAFAGAVRLLQPGAPADRPKLDVPGTVLVSAGLFCVVYGFSNAETHSWSSVQTWGFLAVGAILLAAFAWWQPRAEHPLLPLRVILDRDRGASFLAMFISGAGMFGVFLFLTYYLQQSLHYTPVRTGLAFLPMVAVMVVTSVITTNILVPRFGAKPIVPTGMGLAAAGMVWMTQLDLTSSYVPHVLFPLLVMGLGLGLIFAPGMSLATSGVAAQDAGVASAMVNTSQQVGGSIGTALLNTLATSSATHYLTGRRPTPDALAQAQLHSYSTAYWWSAGFFAVGLLVTFVLYRRGAPRPHPVDEGATPVVHV from the coding sequence ATGGCTGTCACCGGTGAGCCCGCCGCACAGACCGACGAGCCGGGCGCCCGCCGCCGGCGTGCTGAGTCCGTCGATCATCCGTCGCACCGATGGTGGGTACTGGGCGTCATAGGGCTGGCGCAGCTCATGGTGGTCCTCGACGCGACGATCGTGAACATCGCGCTGCCCTCCGCCCAGGCCGACCTCGGTTTCAGCGACGGCAACCGGCAGTGGATCGTCACCGCCTACGCGCTGGCGTTCGGCTCCCTCCTGCTCCTTGGGGGCCGCGTCGCCGACCTCGTCGGGCGCAAGCGCGTCTTCCTCATCGGCCTGGTCGGCTTCGCCCTGGCCTCCGCGCTCGGTGGCGCCGCCACCAGCTTCGGCATGCTGGTGGCGGCCCGCGCCCTGCAGGGCGTCTTTGGCGCGCTGCTCGCGCCCGCCGCGCTGTCGCTTCTGACCACCACCTTCACCGACCCCAAGGAGCGGGCGAAGGCCTTCGGCATCTACGGTGCGATCGCCGGCGCGGGCGGTGCGGTGGGTCTGCTCCTGGGCGGGCTGCTCACCGAGTACCTGGACTGGCGCTGGTGTCTCTACGTCAACCTCATCATCGCCGTCGTCGCCTTCGCGGGCGCTGTCCGGCTGCTCCAGCCCGGCGCACCGGCCGACCGGCCCAAACTCGACGTCCCCGGCACGGTCCTGGTCTCCGCGGGCCTGTTCTGCGTCGTGTACGGATTCTCCAACGCGGAAACGCACAGCTGGAGTTCGGTGCAGACCTGGGGCTTCCTGGCCGTCGGCGCGATCCTGCTCGCCGCGTTCGCCTGGTGGCAGCCCCGGGCCGAACACCCCTTGCTGCCCCTGCGCGTGATCCTCGACCGCGACCGGGGAGCCTCGTTCCTCGCGATGTTCATCTCCGGCGCGGGCATGTTCGGCGTCTTCCTGTTCCTGACCTACTACCTCCAGCAGTCCCTCCACTACACGCCGGTCAGGACCGGCTTGGCCTTCCTCCCGATGGTCGCGGTGATGGTCGTCACCTCGGTGATCACCACCAACATCCTGGTGCCGCGGTTCGGCGCCAAGCCCATCGTGCCCACCGGCATGGGACTTGCGGCGGCCGGCATGGTCTGGATGACCCAGCTCGACCTCACCAGCTCCTACGTACCGCACGTCCTGTTCCCGCTGCTCGTCATGGGCCTGGGCCTGGGCCTGATCTTCGCACCGGGCATGAGCCTGGCCACCTCCGGAGTCGCGGCGCAGGACGCGGGCGTCGCGTCCGCGATGGTCAACACCAGCCAGCAGGTCGGCGGCTCGATCGGAACGGCCTTGCTCAACACCCTCGCCACCAGCTCCGCGACCCACTACCTGACCGGCAGGAGGCCGACCCCCGACGCCCTGGCACAGGCCCAACTGCACAGCTACTCCACCGCCTACTGGTGGTCCGCCGGGTTCTTCGCCGTGGGCCTGCTCGTCACCTTCGTCCTGTACCGGCGGGGCGCGCCCCGACCCCACCCCGTCGACGAGGGTGCGACCCCGGTCGTCCACGTGTGA
- a CDS encoding MFS transporter: MDIHDDSVEPAVAVDDLPGTGTWRELFGRRHRAASLLVAGVMLLDGTSMWVTTSLLSTVVEDIGGRRFYAWATTVFMVASVAGAMLVGPVSARRGGRGAYWVGLGAFVVGMLTAAAAPLMEVLLAGRLVQGFGVGLLYGLAFVTVRTALPRHLWARGTSLVSAAMAVGFFLGPAIGGVFAQFGAWRSAFLLVTVLTLPFVVLVARSLPTGTGTGAGGGGSAGTLPVVSLALMTGAAALISVAGVFSDARVTAGAIVVALGLVVVFLRVEKRGRGPRVLPAAVHRPGAPLRRLYLLRALMTAAAALEAFISLFGERLGGLSPLAAGFLGTTLSLGWCGTQVAVSGARPSTLARLCRVGPFALTGGLVVAAIARREHGGTWTVLVWAAAYLVAGAGVGMAMLHLSTSVLGAVDDPEEATKASAALNTIGQFAFAFGSALAGALINLGFPSMLRSARYTLAARIEQLTRLRELLDDCTGCGCLSLDRCAAANPTDRLGDLGAGPRRLLVDRFLDPSTGRPLM, translated from the coding sequence GTGGACATACATGACGACTCCGTGGAACCCGCTGTTGCTGTCGATGACCTGCCCGGTACGGGTACCTGGCGTGAGCTCTTCGGGCGGCGGCATCGGGCGGCATCCCTGCTGGTGGCAGGTGTGATGCTGCTGGACGGCACCAGCATGTGGGTGACCACCAGCCTCCTGTCGACCGTGGTGGAGGACATCGGTGGGCGGCGGTTCTATGCGTGGGCGACGACCGTGTTCATGGTCGCTTCGGTGGCGGGAGCGATGCTCGTGGGGCCGGTCTCGGCCCGGCGGGGCGGGCGCGGGGCCTACTGGGTGGGGCTCGGGGCGTTCGTTGTGGGCATGCTGACAGCGGCGGCGGCTCCGTTGATGGAGGTGCTGCTGGCCGGACGGCTCGTCCAGGGCTTCGGTGTCGGTCTCCTCTACGGACTGGCCTTCGTCACGGTACGGACGGCCTTGCCGCGGCACTTGTGGGCGCGGGGTACGAGCCTGGTCTCGGCGGCGATGGCTGTCGGGTTCTTCCTCGGTCCGGCCATCGGAGGGGTCTTCGCCCAGTTCGGTGCCTGGCGCTCGGCGTTCCTGCTGGTCACGGTGCTGACGCTGCCGTTCGTGGTACTGGTCGCCCGCTCGCTGCCGACCGGCACCGGCACCGGCGCGGGCGGCGGAGGGAGTGCGGGAACGCTGCCGGTGGTGTCGCTGGCCTTGATGACGGGCGCGGCTGCGCTGATCAGTGTGGCGGGTGTGTTCTCCGATGCGCGTGTCACCGCTGGGGCCATCGTCGTGGCCCTGGGCCTGGTGGTGGTCTTCCTGCGGGTGGAGAAGCGCGGCCGGGGGCCGCGGGTGCTGCCGGCCGCCGTGCACCGGCCGGGAGCGCCGCTGCGGCGCCTGTACCTGCTCCGGGCCCTGATGACCGCGGCAGCCGCTCTGGAGGCGTTCATCTCCCTGTTCGGCGAGCGGCTGGGCGGCCTGTCCCCGCTGGCGGCCGGCTTCCTGGGGACGACGCTGTCGCTGGGCTGGTGCGGCACTCAGGTCGCCGTCTCCGGAGCCCGGCCCTCGACCCTGGCCCGCCTCTGCCGCGTCGGCCCGTTCGCGCTGACCGGTGGGCTGGTCGTGGCGGCGATCGCGCGGCGGGAGCACGGGGGCACCTGGACGGTCCTGGTATGGGCCGCGGCCTACCTCGTGGCCGGCGCCGGGGTCGGCATGGCCATGCTCCATCTGTCGACCTCCGTCCTCGGCGCCGTGGACGACCCCGAGGAGGCGACGAAGGCGTCCGCCGCCCTGAACACGATCGGCCAGTTCGCGTTCGCCTTCGGCTCGGCCCTTGCCGGCGCCCTGATCAACCTGGGCTTCCCCTCCATGCTCCGCTCGGCGCGCTACACCCTCGCCGCCCGCATCGAGCAGCTCACCCGCCTGCGTGAACTCCTCGACGACTGCACCGGCTGCGGCTGCCTGTCCCTGGACCGGTGCGCCGCCGCCAACCCCACCGACCGCCTGGGCGACCTCGGCGCCGGCCCTCGCCGCCTCCTCGTCGACCGCTTCCTGGACCCGTCAACCGGACGCCCCCTCATGTGA
- a CDS encoding SPFH domain-containing protein: MADITRRFGWRHLRSAPTTHIRHHKRGRLVHDGLGLSFWYRSLSAALSEVPVDDRELAMAFHARTSDFQDVAVQATVTYRISDPAEAAARLDFSVDPDTGSWRGAPLEQIATLLTETAQQHTLDVLARTPLAVALVDGVASVRASVTDGLAAEPRLPATGIDVVAVRVVAIRPEAEVERALRTPAREQIQQEADRATYERRAVAVERERAIAENELASQIELARREEQLIDQRGTNARREAEEKAASDGIRTETEASRKVCLARADAEAARETGAAHAEVQAAWLRVHDEAGPGTLHALAATRLAENLPRIESITLSPDVLTGLLAKLGRPEGGAGA, translated from the coding sequence ATGGCCGACATCACCCGGCGCTTCGGCTGGCGTCATCTGCGCTCCGCGCCCACCACTCACATCCGCCACCACAAGCGCGGCCGACTCGTCCACGACGGGCTGGGACTCAGTTTCTGGTACCGGTCGCTCTCGGCGGCGCTGTCCGAAGTCCCGGTCGACGACCGGGAGCTGGCCATGGCGTTCCACGCCCGTACGTCCGACTTCCAGGACGTCGCCGTGCAGGCCACCGTCACCTACCGGATCAGCGACCCGGCCGAAGCCGCGGCCCGACTCGACTTCTCCGTCGACCCGGACACCGGGAGCTGGCGCGGAGCCCCCTTGGAACAGATCGCCACGCTCCTCACCGAAACCGCGCAGCAGCACACGCTGGACGTACTGGCCCGGACTCCGCTGGCCGTCGCCCTGGTGGACGGCGTCGCCTCCGTACGGGCGAGCGTCACCGACGGTCTCGCCGCCGAGCCCAGACTCCCGGCCACCGGCATCGACGTAGTGGCCGTACGGGTCGTGGCGATCCGCCCCGAGGCCGAGGTGGAGCGCGCACTGCGCACCCCGGCCCGCGAGCAGATCCAGCAGGAGGCCGACCGGGCCACCTACGAAAGGCGGGCTGTCGCCGTCGAGCGCGAGCGGGCCATCGCCGAGAACGAGTTGGCCAGTCAGATCGAACTGGCCCGGCGCGAAGAACAGTTGATCGACCAGCGCGGCACCAATGCCCGCCGCGAGGCCGAGGAGAAGGCGGCGTCGGACGGCATCCGGACCGAGACCGAGGCGTCCCGCAAGGTCTGCCTGGCCCGTGCGGACGCCGAGGCGGCGCGCGAGACGGGCGCGGCGCACGCCGAGGTTCAGGCAGCCTGGCTGCGCGTGCACGACGAGGCCGGTCCGGGCACGCTGCACGCCCTGGCGGCGACCCGCCTGGCGGAGAACCTGCCGCGGATCGAGAGCATCACGCTCTCGCCCGACGTCCTCACCGGGCTCCTCGCCAAGCTCGGCCGGCCGGAAGGCGGCGCGGGCGCGTGA
- a CDS encoding response regulator produces MPIRVLVADDQTIIRTGLRIMLNAQPGIEVIGEAADGQESVRLARELRPDVCLFDIRMPVIDGLEATRLVAGPGVADPLAVVVITTFDLDEYVYGALRAGARGFLLKDTGPDLLAQAVRSASDGEALIAPSVTVRLLQTFADLPAGRPLAQPLSPVTAREEQVLLTVARGLTNTEIADALHISLSTVKTHLASLMAKLGARNRVEIAMWAYETRRILPGT; encoded by the coding sequence GTGCCCATACGCGTCCTCGTCGCTGACGACCAGACCATCATCCGCACCGGGCTGCGGATCATGCTGAACGCCCAGCCCGGCATCGAGGTCATCGGCGAGGCCGCCGACGGACAGGAATCGGTACGCCTGGCCCGCGAACTGCGCCCCGACGTCTGCCTGTTCGACATCCGCATGCCCGTGATCGACGGGCTCGAGGCCACCCGGCTGGTCGCCGGCCCGGGCGTCGCCGACCCGCTGGCCGTGGTGGTCATCACCACCTTCGACCTCGACGAGTACGTCTACGGCGCGCTGCGTGCGGGCGCCCGCGGATTCCTCCTCAAAGACACGGGACCGGACCTTCTGGCGCAGGCCGTACGGTCGGCGTCCGACGGTGAGGCGCTCATTGCCCCCAGCGTCACCGTCCGTCTGCTCCAGACCTTCGCCGACCTGCCCGCCGGCCGGCCCCTGGCCCAGCCGCTCTCTCCCGTCACCGCCCGCGAGGAGCAGGTGCTCCTGACCGTCGCGCGCGGGCTGACCAACACCGAGATCGCCGATGCGCTGCACATCAGCCTCAGCACGGTGAAGACCCATCTGGCCAGCCTGATGGCCAAACTCGGGGCCCGAAACCGGGTCGAGATCGCGATGTGGGCCTACGAAACGCGCCGCATCCTCCCCGGAACCTGA
- a CDS encoding sensor histidine kinase: MLRDDLRTLWTEPRPPDAPARVWRDWALLAVGLGGVVLEATLRENVVWRPVAVVFAVWLCLLLLWRRTRPLAMVRLAFGSVILLQVASFVAAPREPVGLDTGVVVLVLVYALPRWGSGREIVLGGAVILAACTLVTVTDDTRVVEKVAGLAFLLLNGVVGAAVRFRVTARERQLDQVRSREREQLARELHDTVAHHVSAMVIMAQAGRVLAGTDPSAAVAALEGVEEEGARTLEEMRAMVATLRDRGAGAELAPPGGVADLERLVRAPGGRLRVVLGLDGELDALPPAVDAAVYRIVQESVTNAMRHAVEATEVVVRVAAERHTVRVSVRDNGQCTGRGRAGYGLAGLRERATLLGGELRAGPGADQGWHVEAELPRGRTESGAHTRPRR, from the coding sequence GTGCTACGAGACGACCTGCGAACCCTGTGGACCGAACCCCGGCCGCCCGACGCGCCCGCCCGGGTGTGGCGGGACTGGGCGTTGCTCGCCGTGGGCCTGGGCGGTGTGGTGCTGGAGGCCACCCTGCGCGAGAACGTGGTGTGGCGGCCGGTGGCGGTGGTGTTCGCCGTATGGCTGTGCCTGCTGCTCTTGTGGCGCCGGACCCGCCCCCTGGCGATGGTCAGGCTGGCGTTCGGCTCGGTGATCCTGCTTCAGGTGGCCTCGTTCGTCGCCGCACCGCGCGAGCCGGTCGGCCTGGACACCGGCGTGGTCGTGCTCGTGCTCGTGTACGCGCTGCCGCGGTGGGGATCGGGACGGGAGATCGTGCTCGGCGGCGCGGTGATCCTCGCGGCCTGCACCCTGGTGACCGTCACGGACGACACCCGGGTCGTCGAAAAGGTCGCGGGCCTGGCCTTTTTGCTGCTCAACGGCGTGGTCGGGGCCGCCGTGCGGTTCCGGGTGACCGCTCGCGAAAGGCAGTTGGACCAGGTGCGCTCCCGCGAGCGCGAGCAGCTTGCCCGGGAACTGCACGACACGGTGGCCCACCACGTGTCGGCCATGGTGATCATGGCCCAGGCGGGCCGGGTGCTCGCGGGCACGGACCCGTCCGCCGCGGTCGCGGCGCTGGAGGGGGTCGAGGAGGAAGGGGCGCGCACGCTGGAGGAGATGCGCGCCATGGTCGCCACCCTGCGGGACCGCGGCGCCGGCGCCGAGCTGGCGCCGCCTGGCGGCGTCGCGGATCTGGAGCGCCTGGTGCGGGCCCCGGGCGGCCGTCTCAGGGTGGTCCTGGGGCTCGACGGTGAACTGGACGCGCTGCCCCCGGCCGTGGACGCGGCCGTCTACCGGATCGTGCAGGAGTCGGTGACCAACGCGATGCGCCACGCGGTCGAGGCGACCGAGGTCGTCGTCCGGGTCGCCGCGGAACGGCACACGGTACGGGTGAGCGTGCGCGACAACGGCCAATGCACCGGCCGAGGCCGTGCCGGATACGGACTTGCCGGACTGCGCGAGCGCGCTACCCTGCTCGGCGGCGAACTACGAGCCGGTCCCGGCGCCGACCAGGGCTGGCATGTCGAAGCCGAACTGCCGAGAGGGAGGACCGAGAGCGGTGCCCATACGCGTCCTCGTCGCTGA